A stretch of Henckelia pumila isolate YLH828 chromosome 4, ASM3356847v2, whole genome shotgun sequence DNA encodes these proteins:
- the LOC140863232 gene encoding lignin-forming anionic peroxidase-like has protein sequence MGRFLNSFDTIIVLVLFFPCFNAQLSPTFYDTTCPNAVTTIRTSIRQAISRERRMAASLIRLHFHDCFVQGCDASILLDDTANFQGEKTAFPNVRSARGYEVIDAAKSAVEGICPGVVSCADILTLAARDASVAVGGPSWNVRLGRRDSTTASFSRANSDLPAPFHDLNVINALFENKNLNERDMVALSGAHTLGQSQCQNFRTRIYSNGTDIDAGFASTRRRQCPQNGGDENLAPLDLVTPNSFDNNYYKNLMQRKGLLHSDQVLFNGGSADSIVFEYSRNQQTFYSDFANAMVKMSEIELLLGQNGIIRRVCGAVN, from the exons atgGGACGTTTTTTAAATTCATTTGATACAATTATCGTTTTAGTCTTATTTTTCCCTTGCTTTAATGCTCAATTATCGCCCACATTTTACGACACAACTTGTCCAAATGCAGTCACTACGATCCGAACCTCCATCAGGCAGGCCATATCTCGTGAGCGTCGCATGGCAGCCTCACTCATTCGCCTCCATTTCCACGATTGCTTTGTCCAGGGATGCGACGCGTCGATCTTGCTAGACGACACTGCTAACTTTCAAGGTGAGAAGACTGCATTCCCCAATGTAAGATCAGCAAGAGGCTATGAAGTCATAGACGCTGCAAAAAGTGCGGTCGAGGGTATATGTCCTGGAGTCGTTTCTTGCGCAGACATACTGACTTTGGCAGCTCGAGATGCCTCCGTCGCA GTTGGCGGCCCGTCGTGGAATGTGAGACTCGGCAGAAGGGACTCGACCACGGCCAGTTTTTCCCGAGCTAACAGTGATCTTCCCGCCCCTTTTCATGATCTCAATGTCATCAATGCTCTCttcgaaaataaaaatcttaatGAAAGAGACATGGTTGCCCTATCag GAGCTCACACACTAGGCCAATCTCAATGCCAAAATTTTCGCACTCGCATATACAGCAATGGGACAGATATTGATGCCGGCTTCGCTAGCACTCGCAGACGCCAATGTCCGCAAAATGGTGGTGACGAGAACTTGGCGCCGCTAGATCTCGTGACCCCGAATTCTTTTGACAATAACTACTACAAGAACCTGATGCAGAGAAAGGGTCTTCTTCACTCGGATCAAGTTCTTTTCAATGGTGGATCTGCCGACAGTATTGTTTTCGAGTACAGTAGGAATCAACAAACTTTTTACTCCGATTTCGCAAACGCCATGGTTAAAATGAGCGAGATTGAACTGCTCTTGGGCCAAAATGGGATCATTCGAAGGGTTTGTGGTGCAGTAaactaa